The following coding sequences lie in one Biomphalaria glabrata chromosome 18, xgBioGlab47.1, whole genome shotgun sequence genomic window:
- the LOC106056009 gene encoding uncharacterized protein LOC106056009 isoform X1 produces the protein MEIAMCDNLPATEDPPENYFIDNALRNVGQIVTVYCKNTTVAVLKCLPDLKWNATVPACPSSNQTKDSLSEMLIIVWVVGAILLLALIILIVIIVRSRSKNGCRPRSPTSSPSSIFHITSHRREGGDNPAFSRADERCGEWSFHRAADLRDSTRLPSYQEAILNHYITVPARAGNLNPDRSNFNRASAPPSYRTSQHHNQPINASENRSADSTAQSENRNTPVDPPAENPNNTNSTNAQTDTVQANRYAENYPQCFFEEEPPPPYTPGPSNTNMYRSPSRQSHPQRGGFTRRNLLGAGARSRLPPRRDTNQRTNAGVNVQERNTQANHEATQTLHNVPYDTMATLAVPNRRQSIHTNSSSVNSVSANPVTSQGSKTDIVNCSVPSSLAAERTSNTVDNGNSNRHEQCSRSIVENNSGQSQHEPLYVMRSTKPSSEGYNFYPAHSSLTLPSHPYAAESHPIGTSTPIHQSPAVARRFVPDDRPSPLPIPRQFHPTGYNSQPEQYIFYMGSSSTNGVLQPASQNCPYPAQIRNHSAPLARLEVEYF, from the exons TAGCCATGTGTGACAATCTGCCGGCCACGGAGGACCCACCAGAGAACTATTTCATTGACAATGCTCTCAGAAATGTCGGGCAAATAGTCACAGTGTACTGCAAGAACACGACAGTGGCTGTTCTCAAGTGTTTGCCTGACTTGAAGTGGAATGCTACAGTCCCGGCTTGTCCGTCGTCCAACC AAACCAAGGACAGTTTGTCTGAGATGCTCATTATTGTTTGGGTTGTTGGCGCCATTTTGCTTTTGGCTCTTATTATTCTCATCGTTATTATAGTGCGGTCAAGGTCGAAAAATGGATGCAGACCCAGAAG tcccACTTCGTCTCCTTCGTCCATTTTTCACATAACCAGTCACAGACGTGAGGGGGGAGACAATCCAGCATTTTCAAGGGCGGATGAAAGATGTGGAGAGTGGTCTTTTCACAGAGCAGCAGATCTGCGCg ATTCTACAAGGCTACCAAGCTATCAAGAGGCCATCTTAAATCATTACATTACAGTTCCAGCCAGAGCTGGAAATTTGAATCCTGACAGATCTAATTTCAACAGAGCTAGTGCACCACCTAGTTACAGAACTAGCCAGCACCACAACCAACCCATCAATGCCTCAGAAAACAGGTCTGCTGATTCCACAGCCCAGAGTGAAAACAGAAATACCCCTGTTGATCCTCCTGCAGAAAATCCAAACAACACCAATTCAACAAATGCTCAGACGGATACAGTACAAGCAAACCGATATGCAGAGAATTATCCTCAGTGCTTTTTTGAAGAGGAGCCTCCACCACCTTACACCCCTGGCCCATCTAACACTAATATGTACAGATCACCATCTCGGCAATCTCATCCTCAAAGGGGTGGCTTCACTAGGCGAAACTTGCTTGGAGCAGGAGCCAGATCCCGGTTGCCACCAAGACGAGATACAAACCAAAGAACCAATGCTGGAGTAAATGTGCAAGAGAGAAACACACAAGCCAACCATGAAGCTACACAGACTTTGCATAATGTACCTTATGACACAATGGCCACACTGGCTGTTCCAAACCGGcggcaaagcatccacacaaacTCCTCTAGTGTCAATAGTGTAAGTGCCAACCCCGTGACATCTCAGGGTTCCAAGACTGATATTGTTAACTGCTCAGTACCCTCATCATTAGCTGCTGAACGGACTTCAAACACTGTAGATAACGGTAATTCCAATCGGCATGAGCAGTGTTCTAGATCCATAGTTGAAAATAACAGTGGTCAAAGTCAGCATGAACCTCTTTATGTTATGAGAAGTACAAAACCGTCATCTGAGGGCTATAACTTTTATCCAGCTCATTCATCATTAACTTTACCTTCTCACCCTTACGCTGCTGAATCTCACCCAATCGGCACTTCAACTCcaatacatcagtcaccagccGTGGCCAGGAGATTCGTACCTGACGACCGTCCATCACCTTTACCCATTCCACGTCAATTTCACCCAACAGGGTATAACTCTCAACCagaacaatatattttttacatgGGTTCTTCTTCAACAAATGGTGTGCTACAACCTGCTTCACAAAACTGCCCATATCCAGCACAGATTAGGAACCATTCTGCACCTTTAGCACG GCTAGAAGTGGAATATTTTTAA
- the LOC106056009 gene encoding uncharacterized protein LOC106056009 isoform X2 — protein MCDNLPATEDPPENYFIDNALRNVGQIVTVYCKNTTVAVLKCLPDLKWNATVPACPSSNQTKDSLSEMLIIVWVVGAILLLALIILIVIIVRSRSKNGCRPRSPTSSPSSIFHITSHRREGGDNPAFSRADERCGEWSFHRAADLRDSTRLPSYQEAILNHYITVPARAGNLNPDRSNFNRASAPPSYRTSQHHNQPINASENRSADSTAQSENRNTPVDPPAENPNNTNSTNAQTDTVQANRYAENYPQCFFEEEPPPPYTPGPSNTNMYRSPSRQSHPQRGGFTRRNLLGAGARSRLPPRRDTNQRTNAGVNVQERNTQANHEATQTLHNVPYDTMATLAVPNRRQSIHTNSSSVNSVSANPVTSQGSKTDIVNCSVPSSLAAERTSNTVDNGNSNRHEQCSRSIVENNSGQSQHEPLYVMRSTKPSSEGYNFYPAHSSLTLPSHPYAAESHPIGTSTPIHQSPAVARRFVPDDRPSPLPIPRQFHPTGYNSQPEQYIFYMGSSSTNGVLQPASQNCPYPAQIRNHSAPLARLEVEYF, from the exons ATGTGTGACAATCTGCCGGCCACGGAGGACCCACCAGAGAACTATTTCATTGACAATGCTCTCAGAAATGTCGGGCAAATAGTCACAGTGTACTGCAAGAACACGACAGTGGCTGTTCTCAAGTGTTTGCCTGACTTGAAGTGGAATGCTACAGTCCCGGCTTGTCCGTCGTCCAACC AAACCAAGGACAGTTTGTCTGAGATGCTCATTATTGTTTGGGTTGTTGGCGCCATTTTGCTTTTGGCTCTTATTATTCTCATCGTTATTATAGTGCGGTCAAGGTCGAAAAATGGATGCAGACCCAGAAG tcccACTTCGTCTCCTTCGTCCATTTTTCACATAACCAGTCACAGACGTGAGGGGGGAGACAATCCAGCATTTTCAAGGGCGGATGAAAGATGTGGAGAGTGGTCTTTTCACAGAGCAGCAGATCTGCGCg ATTCTACAAGGCTACCAAGCTATCAAGAGGCCATCTTAAATCATTACATTACAGTTCCAGCCAGAGCTGGAAATTTGAATCCTGACAGATCTAATTTCAACAGAGCTAGTGCACCACCTAGTTACAGAACTAGCCAGCACCACAACCAACCCATCAATGCCTCAGAAAACAGGTCTGCTGATTCCACAGCCCAGAGTGAAAACAGAAATACCCCTGTTGATCCTCCTGCAGAAAATCCAAACAACACCAATTCAACAAATGCTCAGACGGATACAGTACAAGCAAACCGATATGCAGAGAATTATCCTCAGTGCTTTTTTGAAGAGGAGCCTCCACCACCTTACACCCCTGGCCCATCTAACACTAATATGTACAGATCACCATCTCGGCAATCTCATCCTCAAAGGGGTGGCTTCACTAGGCGAAACTTGCTTGGAGCAGGAGCCAGATCCCGGTTGCCACCAAGACGAGATACAAACCAAAGAACCAATGCTGGAGTAAATGTGCAAGAGAGAAACACACAAGCCAACCATGAAGCTACACAGACTTTGCATAATGTACCTTATGACACAATGGCCACACTGGCTGTTCCAAACCGGcggcaaagcatccacacaaacTCCTCTAGTGTCAATAGTGTAAGTGCCAACCCCGTGACATCTCAGGGTTCCAAGACTGATATTGTTAACTGCTCAGTACCCTCATCATTAGCTGCTGAACGGACTTCAAACACTGTAGATAACGGTAATTCCAATCGGCATGAGCAGTGTTCTAGATCCATAGTTGAAAATAACAGTGGTCAAAGTCAGCATGAACCTCTTTATGTTATGAGAAGTACAAAACCGTCATCTGAGGGCTATAACTTTTATCCAGCTCATTCATCATTAACTTTACCTTCTCACCCTTACGCTGCTGAATCTCACCCAATCGGCACTTCAACTCcaatacatcagtcaccagccGTGGCCAGGAGATTCGTACCTGACGACCGTCCATCACCTTTACCCATTCCACGTCAATTTCACCCAACAGGGTATAACTCTCAACCagaacaatatattttttacatgGGTTCTTCTTCAACAAATGGTGTGCTACAACCTGCTTCACAAAACTGCCCATATCCAGCACAGATTAGGAACCATTCTGCACCTTTAGCACG GCTAGAAGTGGAATATTTTTAA